Genomic window (Akkermansiaceae bacterium):
TGCTCCCGAGATCTTCCACCAGTTCGAGGTTTGGAGCGATCAAGCCGCGCTGGATGACCACCTCAAGCAGCCATACGTCCAGGCCGCCTGGAAAGTCAGGGATGAGGGACAGACCGCCGCGAAGGAAGTCATCAAAATGGCGCCCTACCGCACGACAACCACCGCAAAGCCTCCCGCCGGTGATCTATCCGGAAGCGAAAACCTCATCGTCATCTTCGAACCGAAGGAGCAGCTCAAGGAAGAGTTTCTCAGCGAGTTCGACAAAGTCATCGAGGGAGCACGGAAAGCGGAAGGAAATCTCGCGTTCGAGCTCTACCGGTCGACCGAACCCGCGGGCAAGTTCGTCCTGTTCGAGCGGTGGCAAAGCCCCACTGCCTACGCGAAGCATCTTTCCACCCCATACGTCGCGGATTTCTACAAGCACTTCGAAGCCTTGGTTGAGAACCGTGTGCGCTATTTCGCCAAAGATCTGTCCGTGAAGTGATCTTCATAGGACCCCGCGGCTGGCCTTTCAGACATGGCAGATCTTGATCCTGCCTCTGTAGTTTCAAGGCTACATACCGCTAGATTTCCATCACCGTCAGATCGGCCGACCACATTTCCTAAGGGTGCTTCTGGATCCGTTGACCGGAGTTGGAGCATTTTCATGGGCAATGCCGCAGCGGC
Coding sequences:
- a CDS encoding antibiotic biosynthesis monooxygenase, yielding MMTGLKTRTTWVCGIFAALTPLLPAEELALWVKVSVKPEIHERYIEAVRKSVEETRKEPTLPRFDFYQDKNAPEIFHQFEVWSDQAALDDHLKQPYVQAAWKVRDEGQTAAKEVIKMAPYRTTTTAKPPAGDLSGSENLIVIFEPKEQLKEEFLSEFDKVIEGARKAEGNLAFELYRSTEPAGKFVLFERWQSPTAYAKHLSTPYVADFYKHFEALVENRVRYFAKDLSVK